Sequence from the Ziziphus jujuba cultivar Dongzao chromosome 9, ASM3175591v1 genome:
cTGTAACCATAGGGTTGTTTTACCAAATTGATCTGAATATGGCATTACGCAAAAATACTAAAAGTGCTGTAGTCAAAAAGTGATCCCACATAGTAAATGGACTTAGCATAACTAATATCTATCAGGTTTTCCTTTAAGTTGAATGCTGATCAAAGACAACCCCAAAaggggcctttttttttttttttttttacctgtcCAGCTTCAATCTCCGTTTGAAATTTCCTGGCAGCGACACCAGATGTTGTGAATATGGAAGCTCCATTCCCATATCTGCCCAGAAGTGTGACTTGTGTATAAAACAGAGTACATATgtgtaataaaataatgataatttagaAGTAGGAGAAGCTATAAAATGAAGTACTTGTTTCTGTTTACGAAGTTTATGGCCTCTTCTAAGCTGTCAGCCTGACATCAAGAATAACAAGGGAATGTGTTAACAAATCTCCATAAAAAGCAATGTTTCTCACAACTAACATGTAGTGAACATACCTCTAAGCAAAGAAGAACTGGGCCAAAAATTTCCTCCTGCACCACCAAGACAGAGAACAGTCAAAGTTGTTCTAACATCCTCGATACAATTCTTTTCTAGTTTGCCACTTTCTAGTCAATTTTAACAGCGTGCAAAACTTGAGTTCTTAGCTTTAGATGGTAGAGGTCTTGGGGTCACACGAGTGACAAATCTTTGATTGAAGATTTTCACCACTAAGGAAAAGCGTTTCTCATTTTGGAGCGTACAATtaggatttgattttaaaatggagaaaaataaCAGGAAATTGAGAGAGAATGAGAGATACCTTGTAGCACTCCATGTCAGCTGTGACACCTGATAAGATGGTGGGACCGATAAAATTGCCATGCTCATATCCTGggaccttttatttatttatttattttttgggtttgttccCATTGGACACAATTAGTTGGACAGTAATCtttcagaaaacaaaaaatataatagaagatAATAAGAAACAAGGTGTTGTAAACAATATGTGAAACATACTTctagcatttaaattttttgaccGTGTGGACTTTTCTTCCAAATTCATGCTTAACACGTTAAAAGTCAAGAGGCAACTATATTTTGAGGCTAAGCAGTTGGATCTCCAACAGGAGTAAATATTTGGTTTTGCAAAGTAAAAGGAAATACATTAATTTATACACAAACTATTTACATCATTAATCACGACCAAACAACACTCGGTTACAAGCAGTAAATGGTTTCGTTCACTATTTAATACATGTTCTTGTAATTTTCATATCATCTCATCTATGTAGTACATATGCCATGCTTCTTATCTGAAAAATCATATGTATGACTGAGTATAGAACATAACATGTTTAGCATGACAAGATAATGAATTGTCCCTCATGTGCAACAAGATGGTAAAACAGAGGCAGAAAGATACCACTATATCTCTTCCATCCAGTAATAGCCTGGCACCACTTTCAACACCACTTTGAATTAATTTGTGTATTCGTTCCTTAGCCTGTAAATGCAGGTCATACAGAATCACTGAAAAGAAACTTAAGCCTGAAGCTGATATGTAGTGTGAAATTGCCGCCGTTTACATAACCAAAATTCTATTCTGTTACTGTTTCCTATGCATTAAGTAAGAGTGCTAAATCCAACTATCTTGGAATAAAAGTCGACAGTGCGGATTTACaaagagaaaaagtaaaaagaacaTATGTTCTTACCTGTTTACTAATTACTGGACCAAGGTCTGCATCAGGTTCTGTGCCAGCATTTACTCTAAGAGCTTTGGCACGCTCCACTAGCTTTTTCTCCCTGgaaaaggtaaaaaataaaaggaatggATGATAgttgatttgaaagaaatcttcCCTCAAAGCATAGATTCAAAACGATGCACATTCCCAACCATGTGGAGTGTGATAAGTTTTGGgaaagacaagaaaaaaaaaaaatgcatagtgAATTGTGCAATGGTATTTTGATCTATCAATTTCTTATATGTACTAAGTGCATTTAAGGCGACaacattttgcattatttatctCTATGCACTCAATGCTTAGAAGTTATCAAccttaaaatcattaaaaagaaaaggtagAATACTGTAGAACataaacctgaataaaattGAACAAACAGGGAAAATAATATGTACCATGACTTTGcacctccaacaaaaacaaccGTGCTGAGTGCCATGCATCTTTGTCCAGCAGCACCAAAACCAGCAGCAACAATAGCATTTAAAGCAGCATCCTCGCTTGCGTCAGGCAGGACGATTGCATGATTTTTGGCTCCCATATTAGACTGAAGAAAGCAATTGATCAGGTTACATTTTAATTCAACTTCATCTGTGACGCAGGTATAAGAACAACAATATTGCATAATGGATACCATGTATACTTTTACCATGGACATGCAGTTGACTTACCTGAACACGTTTCCCTTTAGCTGATGCTCTTCCATATATGTGCATGCCAGCCTTTTAACATAAAAGtatgaaataagaaaaacagGCAAGCAAGCAAACCAAGAGGTGCTGTTAAGACTGCTGATAGAACTCAGAGAAATTATATCAATAAGAATGTCAAGCCAGTAAGAAGAATTCTtccacataaacatatttatgcaactcaattaacaaataaagataaaatctatcatcaatttaaaatttgaaataaaaactaTCAGACAGTCAGCTATACTGAGAAAATATCGATAGATAAATGGAAAACCAACTGCCATCTTGTTTAAAAGATGCATGCATGAATGACatctaaatagaaaaaaaatcccaatcAGGACATATGAGAAATACTTTCTAAATCACCAATCGCTGGTATCAATGCCTATATACAATGACAAAAAATGGTTGCTCAAATCATGATTGCTTGTAAGTTATAATAAGAAGCAGCCTAACCCCcttctatttttaaaagtaattcaAAGAATTCAAAAGAACTATATTATGATAATGccataatttgaaaattacttTATTTCTTTCACACTTCTCACAAGCTTTTGTTTAAACTAAAACATTGGGTAGATCTAGCAAAAAACTAATTCACTTTCACAAACAGACCATCTGCAATACAAAGACCTTCTCGTGTAGCTAAAATGTTTGGAGCTGTGACCTAAGATGGGGCAAGGCCAACCACTAACAAGCTTTATCGTTTGACAATCAATACAGCTACTGACATTCAagcatttattttctaaaagaacTATTAGATTTGAGAATTGTCTGTGTTCAGAAACTCACAGTATTAGAGCCCACAAATGAAACAGCTCTGATATCGTCATCATCGCAAATTGCATTAACAACATCCTGTCACAAAGTGGTAACATTTAGAAATCATTTCTCGTATAGATTTGCACTTCTGCCATTATGGATCACAAGTTATTCATTTGGAATAATTATTGGTGACATAAAACAAATTGCACATAATTACTTCATAAAACCTAAATATATTGGACATCAAGAACAAATTgtgtttaataatatttcattatgTTAAAACGTGAAGATCAATAAAAGGTCCCACATGAGAAATTTACATCCatctaaggaaaaaaaagggcCAATGGTGTAAACATGGGCTAGTAAAGATTAGATGGAAGTAGAAGCATACATTGGTGCCATGAACAATATTTAAGACACCATCTGGCAAACCAGCCTCTGATGCCAACTCTGCAAGGATTATCGAAGCCCCtggagaaaaaaataagaaatacaaATCAGTTTCAAGTAAAAGGGAACTATATAAATATGTCATTGTAGTGGCTAGTTTATAGCGGATTATAGATAACTGGATAAATGCTTGAAAGTTCTTCCAAGGTTAAAGAAAGAagatattgttgatttttttacttattatttatttattttcattagagACAACACTCTAGGAACTTATGCAGAAATTCTAAAATCATAAGAACCTGGATCTTTCTCTGATGGCTTCAAAACAAAGGTATTCCCACATGTAACTGCAATCGGAAACATCTGCAACAATATCATGAATCAATCATCTTGATCTTGCAATTCTTTGTTCAAAAAAGTGAAATGTCAAATATTTCCTTTGAGAAATAAAACACTTTATGGTTGTAAGAAATAGCACTTTTGATGCAGAGAGAATATAAACTAGAAGTAGTTGAAGTAATTGGAAAGCAGATTTCCAAATGTTCAATAGTAGatggtatgtatgtataaaatgAATTATACCTTGCAGAATGAAACTAAGACCAATACCAGAGGACAGGAAAGAACCAGTCACAAAATCATATAACAAGGGGGAAGTTAGCAGGCTTACCCATAAGGGAATCATTGCTGGAAAGTTGAAGGGACAAATCCCAGCACAAACACCAAGTGGCTCTCTGATGCTGTATGTGTCAATTCCATTTGATACATTGGAAACATACTCTCCCATTTGCAGTGTTGCCATGCCACAAGCATGTTCCACCACCTCTAAACATAAAAAACCATTAGAATTCACAAAGTTCCCTTATTTCCATTGATTTAAAGCAATAATACGCTGCAAAATCTACTCCAAGCAACAAATAACACAAACCTAGCCCCCGAAACACATCTCCTTGTGCATCCTTCAATGTCTTTCCTTGCTCAGTAGTAATACTTATGGCTAGTTTATCCTGAAGATTTACCTTAGTCAATAACCCTATTTGaataaataagaatattaaaatacaaaatgccAACAAACTCACAGTGTCTCTTCGAATAAGCTGTTGGAGTTTGAACATTATACGCTGACGGGTTGTCACTGGTGTGTTACGCCAAGATGGAAATGCTTTCTTTGCTGCTGATACTGCAGCTTTAAATTCTTCATTTGTAGTCAAAGGTAATTGAGAAACCACTTCTTGTGTCGCCTATAACCAAATTTTTGTACAAGAAATTTCCTTAGTAGAATTACAACTTTAAACTCagctttgaaaataaaattgaaaagcattgaAGCATTTCATGCACTTACAGGATTTATAACATCAATGGATGCTGATGCTTGTGAATTAACAAAAGCACCACCAATAAGATTGGGAACCCTCTGATACGATAAACACACAAAATGTGATacatgttttattaattaaaaatatatatatatatatatatattgaactcAAAAACCGTCAACCACATATCATATACAAGCAATGAAACAACAAGGTGCCATTTGGTAAGATAttagtttttgaatttctttcatttGCTTACCTCAAAAGTTTGTTAGTGTTAAATAGTGATAGCTAGAAATTGTTGGGCATCTCAATTGACCATCAACTtgcagaaaacaaaaataataataataataacaaacaacCAACActtgaagccaaaaaaaaataaaaaataaaaaattgtgttCAATTtcctatttatctttttttttttttctgccttaaatttatagttaattaaAATGACAAATAAATTCTAATTACCACTGAAAACATTTAAGGTAAGTAGATTACAATCATTAGGGGGGAAAAAGTTACCAAAGGGCACCAAATCGATTATTAATTTGCATCCAAATTCCAccggaaaaaataaataaataaattgcaatcCAAACACTTAAGCCTAGATTAGTGGCTTCACTCATTTCTGGTGAATTTCAGGTTCACAAGTCAAAACTCATATGGCAAATGAATTCATCGGAAGATGGCATAAACAGAAAAGGCCTCAATCAAGTTAtttagccaaaaaagaaaaaagcttcgaatttatgcaaaataataaactaattattatttccataaattacattttttaagttttataaaaaaaccaaacaaaagaacaaaaacgaGTCCATTATTGAGTATCCAGTAACCACAGGTAATTTTCTCAGAAACcaaacaaaagaacaaaaacaaagtcTATTCAGTATCAGCAGGTACCCACAGGTTGGCCCTGACACACTGCAtatcgctttttttttttttttgtcgtgAAAGAGTTTTCCAGGAAACTGTTTTACAAGGAAACAAACGGAGCTATACTAAAATTACCGCAGGAGTACGGTGCTTCGATGACGGCTCGGCGGCTGTAGAGAAACAGGAGTTGCTCGAGGCAGCAAAGATCTGAGGCCTCAGTGCCTTCAAGTTGCTTACtgcaaatcaaatcaaaaatccacaaaatgatcaacaaacaaaaaataataataataataataatttaaatttgcaaACCTTCCATTGAAATTCTGATtagaggctttttttttttttttaattaatctctCTACCTCGTTGAATCTTAATCCGCAACATTTTCTATCttgtttctttttggttttcacAGAATTTGATGATCAGTGTGTCATTGAGTTCagcaggaatatatatataacccatTTGGTACCATTGAAATGCTAAATTGTCCATAACTATAAAGTATGTAGttggtgaaaaattaaattcagacGTGGGCCatatcatttaacttttttttttttttggggatttttttttaaatggaaatttttttttttgtaatttttttttagtatttgttattggaaatttaccaaaaacagaaaaaaaaaaaaaaaaaaaaaacatggttaagccatttataatttatacatgagatataataaatttgaagtatagaaatataaaaatgatatatatttatattttgctgaAACATAGAAATGATATTTACTATTACCATATCAACtgatctaataaaatataaaggaaTCCGACGGAAGAGACTTGAAGAGAGGACTTACTGATTTGGCATCTTTCGGACATCCTTACTTGTGTACCAATTTTTATAGTAACatggaaaaaaatatgaaaaagaaaataaatggtatttgaattgattgAAAACAATAAAGTTTGGTCTTTGAATGAAAGGACAAGTACAGACAGTCAGGCACCCACCATAAAAAGGTGCAAGcacaaaaatgtttttttcctttttctttttctttttttttttgtttttttctgaaataaaaagattctaaaaaaataaactttaggAAGAGGGACTGAATATTCCTAAGATGAATAATGGAGGTGGTTGATTAGATGAAAAATGGAGTTCTTAAAATGCATCCCTTTTGTGGTTTAATTAGTTGGTGCAGAAATTTACAAGGTAGGAGTAACCATGCTTCCAATCCCTCCAACTTCAATTGTTGCTTTAGTTTGGTTGATGAAGATCCTTGCCGTGCGAGCTCTTTTAGATTTGTTAGtatctttgttttttgatttttggaCTCTAAACCCCCTATGtaccaaattttattttgtttttttttttttaaattgttttgtttttgttcaatttggataaatattttaacattatCAAGATTTCATGAGCGATTTATGACATATCACGTGTGCTGTAGCTGTTACATAAAAATGACAtttaatattgaatttcacatagattataaaaattattttttttttacgtttttaaaaagtataatatgGGAACGTTTCTGTATAGATTTCTCACCAACTTTGGATAGAatgttgttttattaattaatttatttattttgaacaaATTTTGGTTATGATTGAAGGAAGTATTTATAAACGTATACCAATGAAATACGTAATTAATCTTGACGGTATTCATCAAAATGGAAATGTCAAAACCTATTTAGACATCtctcgaccaaaaaaaaaaaaatgaagaagaagaagaagaagaagaagaagaaggaaagaaggaaaaaccAACTTTATCCATTTGGGTCCATGAAAACCACACGACTcctataattaaatttagtgGGATGTGTCCACTCTCTTTCTCGCTCTTACTTTCTTGTGTGATGTTGATGAGAAAGGGTTCTTCCCAATCTCTTCACCTCCATTCATAGCTGCTGGGTTGTTATCATCAGAATGGAAACATCAAAACCTATTTTAGGACATTTCTCagcttttaaaaatagaaaaaaagaaataatgaccTATTTTAGAcatcaatttaattaaataagttatatatgttaatttattttttcacatttaGGATGAAGATATTCCAACTTGAatcattatttgaaaaaaatgactCTTCCCCAAAcatataaacatgtatatttatataagaaaaagaagacatatttcatttaaaattttcattttatgagCGTGtctacaattaaattttttaaaagattattcGATTCTTTTAAAACTAATCCACCtcacatttattaattattattttattattttggtgaatCCTCCCTCATTGTTGGTGACACATCAGAACTTTTGGAGCGTGTAAATATACCGATAACCATCACACGTCATCCATTTGTCTTTTTCGTAAAACAATATTCCTTCCTTTGGTGAAGGTACACCCATATTCTTTTTCATGCATGTAGTaggtatattataataataataatgattattattatttttattattattattgctgagAAATATATTGTACAAAAGGAGAAACAAGAGAGAGTCTTAACACCACGTGAACAAGTAAATCAGAAGATATCGACATTTTCCATTACGTTACAAAGGGAGGCCAAAGGCCCAAAACCTAATACAAGCCTAAACAGCTATGCTCTAATACAAGCCTAAACAGCTATGCTCAGAATAGAATAAACATTAATTAACAGTTTCTAAATATACATTCCAGACTAAGCTCATctagagagaggaaaaaatttattaaaaaaaaaaaaaatctacaaaattttcaatacgGAAATAACATCTAATATCTATAGATTTGGCATTTCGAGGGATGCTCCATCGCTGTCTAGCAAATCCTTCCATTGTTGAGTAACAGTCTTAATCTGAGTATAAAACTGAATTCCAGCCTTGCCTGCAATTTTTACACGATTCAAGTTCAAATTTCATTCACTCAAGCATAGAAAGTGGCTAAAACCGATTGAAGTTGGACATGGCGTTTTTACCATCGAAATTGAGATCACCAGCGAAGGATGGTCTGGAGCTAGTAAACGAAGAAAAGGGCAGTGGGACCGGAATAGGAACATTTATGCCAACCTGTGCCAAAACCAGTCTTTATGGATAATTAGagaacaatatttatatatatatacacacacacatatataaaaggCATCCACAAGTATCCGTACATAATTCAATTACACTGAACAAGAAAAAATTGTCTTATTATTATACTTCATTATGTGCCAGTGGCAGACACATAAATAAATTCCTTTAGATCAATGCAATCATGAGCTAGAGCAAACATGCATGTCATATTTGTGGAAGAAAACTACTATTGCCCATTGAATGAGCTTCAAGGTATGGCCAAAGATAGATATTTTAGCGATGTCTAAACTTTCATCTTATCTTCTTTTGCCTTCAAACATGGATCCAAGAAACCTCCATGACATGCTAATGGAAATTTACCTGTCCGACTTCAATCTCAGCTTGGAATTTCCTCGCTGCCACACCAGATGTAGTAAATATCGAAGCTCCATTGCCATATCTGGTAAGGGGTGATGGatgtaaactttaaaaaaaatattgatataaatTTAAGGCCAAGATTAGAAATTTGAACATACTTATTTCTGTTAACAATGGCTATGGCCTCTTCAAGGTTTGCAGCCTGGGTAACAAGAATAAAATACCCTGGAAATCTTTAAAATGACAAAACAATTAACTCTACTTGTGTAAATGAGAAGGAACGAAAGCAACCTGCATACAGAGTAGAACTGGTCCAAAAATTTCTTCCTACACAAACAATAGTAATGGTACAATTCAATATACAATATTTGCTGAAGATATTTGAATAGCTTACAGGTAATCTAAGGTCCATCTTGCAAGCATAATGTACAATACCTTATAGCTTTCCATGTTTGTCGTGACACCAGATAAGATGGTGGGACCAATGAAGTTGCCATCCTCAAATCCTGGAACCTATTTGACATTCATAAGACAGGAATGTAAAAACTATCCCAGCTTGGACCCTTTTAAATAGCAGAAGGAAACTGAAATTACTGACAAGCTTCATATTGATTCTCTAAACCATAAGACAAAATCACAACAGCCACCTGTCCTGAAATTGTTGCTTTGACATGCAGATTACACTCTTTATCTCATcctcaaataaagaaaaatggaaatacaTCCATTTTCCAGGGATCAGTTCAACCCCTGAAAATGAATGCTTGGTAGAACAAGCTTAATGAGTTTCCAATCAGTCAGTTAAGTTGATTTAGGATATGATAGTTGAATGTCACACTTACCTAAAAATTAATACATGAACCTCATGGATACACGAAGGTACACTGACAAATCATCCATATTGTAAAAAGAGCTTGAGGAACCTAATATGATTAACATATTGAAATAATATGCAAAAGATGGAAAACACATACCACAAGATTTCTTCCATCAAGTACCATTTTTGCACCACTATCAATGCTTGATTGGATCAATCTGCAGATTTGCTCCCTTGCCTGACAATATTGAAAGAACAAATAACcatgaattaataaataaataataacaaacataaataaaaagtgctAAGTAACCAAATTTTGCAACTGAACTAACAAAACAACTACGTTGGTTTTACTTATGCAAAAGGATGTTACGAAGTTATTCATCACCTAACCATATAAGTCAAATGAGTTGCTTTTCTCAAAATTAATTACCAGATATTGATCAAAAAGTTTTATGTACCTGCTTGCTTATCACTGGACCAAGGTCTACATCAGCCTCTGTTCCAGCATTAACATTAAGTGCTTTGGCACGCTCCACTAGTTTGTGTTCCCTGGTTATTTATtaaggggggagagagagaaagagagttatGCCAACAACCAATATCTGATGTCTACAACCGATCAAATTTGCCAAACATATatccacagagagagagagagaattgtgCCAACAACCAATATCTGATGCCTACAACCGATCAAACATGCCAGACATATATCCGGACAATTGGAAAAGAATTTCATAACCAGAAAAAACAGACTAGTTGTTCCTTTTTAATATGAGCAAACTTAAGCCTTGTCCACCGGACAACCCTGTTAGGTCACAAACTAGTCCTAGAGGTCCACCACCACATAAACTTTATGAGATTACCTAAGGCTTAGTGGAACATTAAGTTCGGAAAACTAAGCTCTACTACACAACCCCATCAAGCACATGACCATACATTCTTCATGTCCACAAATATCTAAGAATGGTAAAGTGTATGCAACTCTTACCAAGCACATGACCATACATTCTTCATGTCCACAAATATCTAAGATTGGTAAAGTGTATGCAACTCTTACCAACCACAGTTCAGCATACAGACAGATCTTAACTAGCACATGATGAGTCAACTAAATCCAAATCACCTTCCCAGTCCCACAAACGAATTTTAGAGGACACAAACACACATGAAAAGTTACCTTCAAGAGATataacacaaaagaaaatatcaCAAGATATGAAGTAGACAAATGACAATACCATGGATTTAAGCCTCCAACAAATACAACTGTGCTGAGTGCCATGCACTTTTGTCCTGCAGCACCAAAACCAGCAGCAACTAGAGTATTTAAGGTAGCATCCATGCTTGCATCAGGCATAATAACTGCATGATTTTTGGCTCCAACATTGGACTGAAGACAATAATTAACCAGCCAATTTACATTGACTTCAACTACTGCATTGGTAAAAGAGCAATTGTATTGCTTAAAGTAATACATGAGGTTTTTACCTGAATCCGTTTCCCCTTAGCTGATGCTCTTGCATATATATAAGCACCAGCCTTTAaatgattgaaaaaataaacataaagaatAAGCACCAAGTATTAAATAACTGACAggaattagaaaattaaaatcccaaaaataCAACTTAAACAAAAATTGTTCCAAACAATTGTACCTACAAGGCATTCTCAACAGAATTCTGAAACAAATCATatttgtcttaaaataatttcattttcaacatcttcttgatttaaaataattttctcaaGGCTATCAAGATAGCTTAATATATCATATAACCTTTAAAATCAAGTTCCTAAAGAGATAACAAAATGCATTCTGTACCATTAatgaccaaaaacaaaaaaaaatacacttacTGTATTTGGTCCAACAAATGAGATAGCTTTAATATCGTCATCATCACAAATAGCATTGACAATGTCCTGCCAGAACAAAGTTTGAAAGATGAGAATTTTAAAGAATGAAAGAAGAAAGTCCACAAAAGAATAACCAAGTATGTTAAAATTGAACATGTTGCAAAAAAATGACACACATGCATACAcagtaaatgaaaaaaacaaatagagaAATCATTTCAGACATTTAAAATATCAAGTCACTCTCTATGTACTTTTCtggatagagaaaaaaaaaaaatggcatagCTGGAGTGACTGAAcagattataaaaatttaaagtaaaatCTTACATTAGTGCCATGAACAATATTTAAGACGCCATCAGGCAAACCAGCCTCAATTGCTAACTCAGCCAACATCACAGAAgcccctgaaaaaaaaaatcatacaatATCAATTTTGTTTCAGGCATAAACTTGTATTTGATGAAACGATCAATCAAGTCATAGTTTCTTAGTTAAGAACAAAGTCATGTGATCTTCGAAAAGACCTATAACCCTGAAAATGAAGGTCAAAAAGCTTTTATTAAATAGATGTAAAGCAACGATAATGAAGAAATTGAGGAAAGCAGTTAAACATGAACACATTATGCTGAACAAAATGTGCTATAGAGGAGCCCCACAACCCCACTCCAAATTAAGATAACAACAAACCAAGTGCCGGAACCCATCTCAGGATTCTATAAATACAATCTGCCACGATATTATAtgacaagaaaataaatgaactgGAGATAACCATATAccattttcaaatccatcagGACCCAGTTTTGGCATTTAACTATCATCTAATTCTGCGAATATAAATTGCAGCATTTTAAGAAGCTCCtccattttatttgtttcctCCAATCGCCTTATTTGAGAACATTAATCTTAACATGTTCTTCAGAAGGCAGAGACGAGTAATATAACGTATATGCTTTCTCCAACTTTAACGGCTGGGCTTTCCAAACTGTGCAACCCCAGTACTAAGGTGGCTCAAGGTAAGAGTTAAGATTTTCAGTGTACAAAGTTTCTCATGTGGCTGGTATTTGTGAGTGACTCTTGAAGTTGTTATGATTAATATTTCACTAGGGATATAAAAATGGCCCAAGAGGTTTGGCATTGGGTTCTTTACTCTTAAGCTTTTAACATGGataattttttggttatttcaagatagaaggaaaaaaaatcatcatacTCTATACcctatagtaataataaattcagAAATAAAATTTCAGAGTTCAGTCCATATGTTAGGTAGCATAAGGATAAGTGAAAAAAAACTTGTCTAATACACGATTTGACGCCAAGagagaataacataaaaatgctCTAGGAAACTCACATATCATATAACTACAAAGGTTCTAAAAGTCACCTGGATCCTTCTCTGATGGCTTTAGAATAAAAGTATTGCCACATGTGACAGCAATAGGAAACATCTGGAAAGAGAAAGTAACCATGaatcaaatatttgaaattataagTAAGGTTGTCTGCTTTTAGTTAAAGTCTATCAAGCTCCATAAGGACATCCTGAATGTTGTATACATGAAATTGGCAAAACTTCAACATATTTCACAAGGATTGTTAAACAATCTCCAACCATCGTCTGTACATATCTGCATGCACTATTGATTAACCATGGTATTGCTATGTCATTCATCCTACTCTCTCCCATTTTGCACAAGCTCCTAATTAATATAACAACAGCATTCTT
This genomic interval carries:
- the LOC107426539 gene encoding methylmalonate-semialdehyde dehydrogenase [acylating], mitochondrial isoform X2, which gives rise to MLRIKIQRVSNLKALRPQIFAASSNSCFSTAAEPSSKHRTPAATQEVVSQLPLTTNEEFKAAVSAAKKAFPSWRNTPVTTRQRIMFKLQQLIRRDTDKLAISITTEQGKTLKDAQGDVFRGLEVVEHACGMATLQMGEYVSNVSNGIDTYSIREPLGVCAGICPFNFPAMIPLWMFPIAVTCGNTFVLKPSEKDPGASIILAELASEAGLPDGVLNIVHGTNDVVNAICDDDDIRAVSFVGSNTAGMHIYGRASAKGKRVQSNMGAKNHAIVLPDASEDAALNAIVAAGFGAAGQRCMALSTVVFVGGAKSWEKKLVERAKALRVNAGTEPDADLGPVISKQAKERIHKLIQSGVESGARLLLDGRDIVVPGYEHGNFIGPTILSGVTADMECYKEEIFGPVLLCLEADSLEEAINFVNRNKYGNGASIFTTSGVAARKFQTEIEAGQVGINVPIPVPLPFFSFTGSKASFAGDLNFYGKAGVNFFTQIKTITQQWKDLPGGSAVNLAMPTSQKA
- the LOC107426539 gene encoding methylmalonate-semialdehyde dehydrogenase [acylating], mitochondrial isoform X3 — translated: MEVSNLKALRPQIFAASSNSCFSTAAEPSSKHRTPAATQEVVSQLPLTTNEEFKAAVSAAKKAFPSWRNTPVTTRQRIMFKLQQLIRRDTDKLAISITTEQGKTLKDAQGDVFRGLEVVEHACGMATLQMGEYVSNVSNGIDTYSIREPLGVCAGICPFNFPAMIPLWMFPIAVTCGNTFVLKPSEKDPGASIILAELASEAGLPDGVLNIVHGTNDVVNAICDDDDIRAVSFVGSNTAGMHIYGRASAKGKRVQSNMGAKNHAIVLPDASEDAALNAIVAAGFGAAGQRCMALSTVVFVGGAKSWEKKLVERAKALRVNAGTEPDADLGPVISKQAKERIHKLIQSGVESGARLLLDGRDIVVPGYEHGNFIGPTILSGVTADMECYKEEIFGPVLLCLEADSLEEAINFVNRNKYGNGASIFTTSGVAARKFQTEIEAGQVGINVPIPVPLPFFSFTGSKASFAGDLNFYGKAGVNFFTQIKTITQQWKDLPGGSAVNLAMPTSQKA
- the LOC107426539 gene encoding methylmalonate-semialdehyde dehydrogenase [acylating], mitochondrial isoform X1, yielding MLRIKIQRVSNLKALRPQIFAASSNSCFSTAAEPSSKHRTPARVPNLIGGAFVNSQASASIDVINPATQEVVSQLPLTTNEEFKAAVSAAKKAFPSWRNTPVTTRQRIMFKLQQLIRRDTDKLAISITTEQGKTLKDAQGDVFRGLEVVEHACGMATLQMGEYVSNVSNGIDTYSIREPLGVCAGICPFNFPAMIPLWMFPIAVTCGNTFVLKPSEKDPGASIILAELASEAGLPDGVLNIVHGTNDVVNAICDDDDIRAVSFVGSNTAGMHIYGRASAKGKRVQSNMGAKNHAIVLPDASEDAALNAIVAAGFGAAGQRCMALSTVVFVGGAKSWEKKLVERAKALRVNAGTEPDADLGPVISKQAKERIHKLIQSGVESGARLLLDGRDIVVPGYEHGNFIGPTILSGVTADMECYKEEIFGPVLLCLEADSLEEAINFVNRNKYGNGASIFTTSGVAARKFQTEIEAGQVGINVPIPVPLPFFSFTGSKASFAGDLNFYGKAGVNFFTQIKTITQQWKDLPGGSAVNLAMPTSQKA